The sequence below is a genomic window from Paenibacillus silvisoli.
AATATCTGTGGCTGCGTAAGTTCTGTAATTGCCAGCGTTGTTACCATTATTTGTTCCGTAATCATTTGATATGATACGGTTAAAATTTGAATCGTAATCCATTTTTGATGTCCCGTTGGTGGCCTCAGTATTCTCTGCGGCACTCGCTGCAGCGGAACATAACAGTATAGTTAAACAGCTGATAACTAATACAGTAGCGAATTTAGTTTTCAAGCTTAACACTCCCTCGAGATTTTTAGGAATAGGATTTCCCGAGAGAAGGACAATCATCCGCCAAACCTGCTATTGGGCGGTCCATCCCCCATCGACCAGTAGGATTGTTCCCGTAACCATGTCGCTTGCCGGCGAGGCGAGGTAAATGACGGCACCTGCAACATCCTTGATGCCAGCTACTTTTTCTGCCGGGATCCGATTCAGTACGCCACTCAAATAGTGCGGGTCATCCAATCGTTCTGCGGTTCCCGGCGTGTACGTAAACGTAGGTCCGACTGCATTCACATTGACACCACGAGAGGACCATTCGAGCGCTAGCACGCGCGTTAATTGATTGACCCCGCCTTTGGTTGCGCAGTATACGGCATGATCGCGAATGCCAACAATGCTGGCTTGCGAGCTCATATTCACAATCCGTCCATAACCTTGTTTCAGCATGATTTTTCCTGCGGACTGGCAGCAAAAGAAGAGTCCCTTCAAATTTACGTTCATCATCGAATCCCAATCTTCTTCCGTTACTTCTGTTGCAGGATGGTTAGCACCAAGCCCTGCATTATTAACAAGTATATCGATGCGTCCATGTTCTTGCGCAATTAGCTTCAAAACCGAATCGATTTGCCCGACATTGGTAACGTCTAACGAAGCTGCAAAAGCTTTACCGCCCTCTTGGCGGATCTCCTCGCATAATTGCTCAAGCAGTGTCATATTGCGAGCGGTTGCGATAACTGTAGCACCGGCGTGAGCCAGCGCTTTTGCAAGGCCATACCCGATACCCATGCTAGCGCCGGTAACAACGGCGATTTTCCCATTCAGATCAAAACTTGGATACATAGACAACACTCCTTAGATTAGATAATCCAATTCCACCTTATATACTAAGGTTGAACAGCCACCGAACGTCTTATAAGTGCATCATAATAAATAAACAGACAAGCAACATACGCTTGTCCGTTTTGTCACAACTATTCTTTTAGAGCGTACTGGAAGCTTGCTGAAGAAGCCCCGACAGCATGACAAGATCCGGAGTGTCGCCTTCCCGCAATTTGATCCATTTTCGTTCGGCTGGTCCCTCGAATCCCTTAGGAAAGTCGATGCCGCTTGCATTCATGATCATGAACGCAATGGCATCCTTTGAAGGGGAAATGACCGCTGCATAATGCCCGTTTTTCAGAAAATGCGGCTTCTTATATTGAATGCGTTCTTCGGCTTCTGGAATCGTCTCTTTAACCATGTCACGCAGGATGGAGCTGATCCCTCCCTGCCATTTCGGCAAATTTTCGATAAAGGCAGCAACTTCTTGGTTCACCTTTTTTACCTCCTTTTGGATCATTCATTACTCACGCACGAATATACCATTTGCGGAATATTTCTGTAAAGGTTTCTAACTCCTATCTTGAGGCCTAGCGTTCAGACATAAGTTTTCGTTCCTTATGATGTTGACGCGTGATATGATGTGTCTATCGAAGCGCTTACATTTATTAACAACTATAACATAATGAGAGGACATGCCATGAAATCGATGAGATTTGATCGCTTAACGATCCTAGCTATCTTCGAGAAGCATAATCTCGGACGAATTGATCGTATAGAATATTCGGATCGGGGAATCGTGAATCCTTGTATTTTTATTAACGATCATTATGTAGTTAGAGTAAATGTAAGAGACGTGGAGCTCCCGAAATTTGACAATGAGCAGCAAGCGCTTCGAATGATGAAATCGGCAGGCATACCGGTTCCGGATGTTTATGTATTTGATAACAGCCATGAACATTTACCCTATGAGATATTGATTACAAGCATGATGCCAGGCATAGATGTATGGAAGGCATTGGAGACGGCTGCCGATGAATCCAAAATCAAGCTGGCATTCAACTCGGGCGTTTTACTTGCCCAAATTCATAGTATTCAAAGGGATACGTTCGGAGAGCTTGCTCTCTCGTCTACGAATAAATATGACAGCTGGCAGCAGTATTTAGTAGAGGGAATGAAGCAAAGAACCAATCGTTGTCTGAAGCTTGGAATTTTACATCCTGAGGAAGCCGAGCGTTATGTCTTCGTGTTTAAGAGAGCAACTTGTTTGTTCAGTGGCCTATCAACAGCAGCGTTGATTCACAACGACTATCACTTTGCGAACATGCTGTGTGCAGATGGAGAGATTACAGCTATTCTCGATATGGAGTGGTCGATTGCCGGCGATCCG
It includes:
- a CDS encoding phosphotransferase family protein, with amino-acid sequence MKSMRFDRLTILAIFEKHNLGRIDRIEYSDRGIVNPCIFINDHYVVRVNVRDVELPKFDNEQQALRMMKSAGIPVPDVYVFDNSHEHLPYEILITSMMPGIDVWKALETAADESKIKLAFNSGVLLAQIHSIQRDTFGELALSSTNKYDSWQQYLVEGMKQRTNRCLKLGILHPEEAERYVFVFKRATCLFSGLSTAALIHNDYHFANMLCADGEITAILDMEWSIAGDPEFDFKALHSRDVFTDASELQQAFMTGYSSLRKLSPLFAIKQLYYQLFETVELISVAYLHWGEESYQGYKASAKSWYEQIEAAWSSGNKN
- a CDS encoding WGxxGxxG family protein — encoded protein: MKTKFATVLVISCLTILLCSAAASAAENTEATNGTSKMDYDSNFNRIISNDYGTNNGNNAGNYRTYAATDIDNDTDFDWGWLGLLGLIGLAGARNRNRERERT
- a CDS encoding SDR family NAD(P)-dependent oxidoreductase, with the translated sequence MYPSFDLNGKIAVVTGASMGIGYGLAKALAHAGATVIATARNMTLLEQLCEEIRQEGGKAFAASLDVTNVGQIDSVLKLIAQEHGRIDILVNNAGLGANHPATEVTEEDWDSMMNVNLKGLFFCCQSAGKIMLKQGYGRIVNMSSQASIVGIRDHAVYCATKGGVNQLTRVLALEWSSRGVNVNAVGPTFTYTPGTAERLDDPHYLSGVLNRIPAEKVAGIKDVAGAVIYLASPASDMVTGTILLVDGGWTAQ
- a CDS encoding DUF1801 domain-containing protein translates to MNQEVAAFIENLPKWQGGISSILRDMVKETIPEAEERIQYKKPHFLKNGHYAAVISPSKDAIAFMIMNASGIDFPKGFEGPAERKWIKLREGDTPDLVMLSGLLQQASSTL